The sequence CGGCACACCGCGTTCTGCACAGCCACTGGCCTTTGATACGCGACGTCTGGCCTTTGCATTGCCGACGCCGCGTCTGGCGAGCGATTTGTTCGATCGCAAGATCCAGCGCAGCGTCGAGCCGCAGGGTTTGCGTCTACTGCATTGCGCAGCACGGCTGGCACCATCGCTGGCGGCGCTGCAATTGCCCGCCTCGCGCGTTGCGCTGACCGCGGCCATTCCCGAAGTCGACGCACCGAGCCCTTGTTGGGACGCGGTGCAGGCGATCATCGAACAGCCACACAAACAACTCGGCCAATTGTTGGCCAACACGCCGCCCTTGCATGCGCTGACCCTGCTCAACAGCAGCGTAATGGCGTATGTGGCCGAAGCGCTCGATTGCCACGGGCCCATGGGGGGCTTCTGTTCCCAGGACAACGCCGGGCTGGATGCGCTGATCGAAGCCAGCCAGCAGATTGGCGAGCGGCATGCCGACGCCGCGCTGGTGGTCAGCAGCAGCCCGAACCTGACACCGGCCCTGTACCTGCGCGAGCCGGATCAGGCGAACGAGCCGGTTTTCGGTGAGGGCGCCGCGGCGCTGTTGCTGGCGTCAACACCACCCGCGGATACGACACACGTCTTGCGCGTAGCCGGGTTCGCTCGGGGTTACAGCGCGGATCCGCAACGTTCTTTAGCCGTAGGCCAGCGCGTGATCGACCAAGCCTTGAGTCTGGAGAAACTGCGCGTGGGCGACGTCGAACAGGTGGTCGGCAATTGCGCTGACGGGCAGTTGATGAAGTTGCTCGAAGCCTTCCCGCGCGAGATTCGCAGTACCCGCGCCATGACCGGTGAACTGGGCGCCAGCGGCTTGCTGACTGAAGTAGCCCTGACCTTGCACCTCAGTCATGAGACGACAGCGACGCCAGGCTACACGCTGCTTGTCAGCCACACTCGCGCCGGTCACTGGGGCGCGTTGCTGTTGAGCAGTGAAACCATGGAGAAGCACGCATGAGTGCGACACGGATTGTGATCACCGGCATGGGCGCCGTCACCGGTTTCGGTTTCGAATGGCAGACCCTCTGGGAAAAAATGCTCGGCGCCGAACATTGCGTGCGGCCATGGCAGCCGGACGACCTGCAAGAGGCCTCGTTCGCGGTGCGTTATGCAGCGCCCGTCGACATGAGCCTGTTGCCGGAAAAACTGCACAGCCACGCGGCGTGGACCCTGCCACTGGAGAAACGCAGCCGCTTTGGCTGGGTGGCCGCCACGCAAGCCGTCAACGACAGTGGCCTGCAACCGGAGCAATTGCGCGGCGCAGCGGTTCTGTGTGCCTCTGGCGCGCCGCAACACATGCTCGCCGACATGCTCCTGACCGCCGCCCCGGATGGCGCTGCCCCGGGCTGGCAGCACTTGATGCCGCGTGCCGGGCAAGTAAATGCCGATGGCTCGCTGCGTCAGAGCAACGACCGGCTGGCGCGAGTAATCGCCGACGATCTGGGCTGCGAAGGCCCCGTGATCAATATCAGCAGTGCCTGTGCGGGTGCCTCCCAAGCGATCGGTAATGCCTTTCAGATGATCCGTCGTGGCGAAGTCAGCGTAGCGCTGGCCGGCGGGGCCGACTCGGTGCTCAATCTCGACACCATGGCTGCGCTGTACCTGCTCGGCGCCGCTTCGGGAGAGCAACGCTGGGGCGCCGACCTGTGTCGGCCGTTCGATCGTGACCGCAGCGGGCTGATCGCCGGC comes from Pseudomonas sp. RU47 and encodes:
- a CDS encoding beta-ketoacyl-[acyl-carrier-protein] synthase family protein, with product MSATRIVITGMGAVTGFGFEWQTLWEKMLGAEHCVRPWQPDDLQEASFAVRYAAPVDMSLLPEKLHSHAAWTLPLEKRSRFGWVAATQAVNDSGLQPEQLRGAAVLCASGAPQHMLADMLLTAAPDGAAPGWQHLMPRAGQVNADGSLRQSNDRLARVIADDLGCEGPVINISSACAGASQAIGNAFQMIRRGEVSVALAGGADSVLNLDTMAALYLLGAASGEQRWGADLCRPFDRDRSGLIAGEGGGFVVIESLEHALARGATPYAEVLGFGSSLDAYKVTAPQPEGRGAALAMQAALDDAGLRPQQIDLINAHGTSTPLNDVAETLAIKSVFAEHKHYQALAVSANKSQFGHLIAAAGAPECIVTALACLNDLVTPTVNLHDADEQCDLDYCAGQAVSRRVDYALSNSFGFGGLNTSLALGKYREHGQ
- a CDS encoding beta-ketoacyl synthase, translating into MNRAIYLHAAAVLNTAGSECADLLGTPRSAQPLAFDTRRLAFALPTPRLASDLFDRKIQRSVEPQGLRLLHCAARLAPSLAALQLPASRVALTAAIPEVDAPSPCWDAVQAIIEQPHKQLGQLLANTPPLHALTLLNSSVMAYVAEALDCHGPMGGFCSQDNAGLDALIEASQQIGERHADAALVVSSSPNLTPALYLREPDQANEPVFGEGAAALLLASTPPADTTHVLRVAGFARGYSADPQRSLAVGQRVIDQALSLEKLRVGDVEQVVGNCADGQLMKLLEAFPREIRSTRAMTGELGASGLLTEVALTLHLSHETTATPGYTLLVSHTRAGHWGALLLSSETMEKHA